One region of Chanodichthys erythropterus isolate Z2021 chromosome 19, ASM2448905v1, whole genome shotgun sequence genomic DNA includes:
- the map2k6 gene encoding dual specificity mitogen-activated protein kinase kinase 6 isoform X2 yields MIILWFCTLTLKGIGVLAGKKKPPLKLPKEVFEKTPPAPTPPRDLDSKACVTIGDKNFVVKADDLEQIGELGRGAYGVVDKMRHVPSGVIMAVKRIRATVNTQEQKRLLMDLDISMRTVDCFYTVTFYGALFREGDVWICMELMDTSLDKFYKQVHEKGMTIPEDILGKITVSIVKALEHLHSNLSVIHRDVKPSNVLINMQGQVKMCDFGISGYLVDSVAKTMDAGCKPYMAPERINPETNQKGYNVKSDIWSLGITMIELAILRFPYDSWGTPFQQLKQVVEEPSPQLPADRFSAEFVDFTSQCLRKNSKERPTYTELMQHPFFTLHDSKDTDVASFVKSILGD; encoded by the exons ATGATCATTTTGTGGTTTTGTACCCTCACTTTAAAAGGGATCGGAGTCCttg CAGGTAAAAAGAAGCCACCACTCAAGCTTCCAAAAGAGGTGTTTGAGAAAACCCCACCTGCTCCTAC ACCCCCGAGAGACCTGGACTCAAAAGCCTGTGTTACTATTGGAGATAAG AACTTTGTGGTGAAGGCAGATgatttggagcagatcggagaGTTGGGGCGAGGGGCGTATGGAGTGGTGGACAAGATGAGACACGTCCCCAGTGGCGTAATAATGGCAGTAAAG CGGATTCGAGCCACAGTAAACACGCAGGAGCAGAAAAGGCTGCTAATGGATCTGGATATCTCAATGAGAACAGTCGACTGCTTTTACACTGTTACCTTCTATGGAGCCCTGTTCAGAGAG GGTGATGTGTGGATCTGCATGGAGCTGATGGACACCTCTCTGGATAAGTTTTATAAGCAGGTGCATGAGAAGGGCATGACCATCCCAGAGGACATCCTGGGCAAGATCACCGTCTCT ATCGTAAAAGCATTGGAGCATCTCCACAGCAACCTGTCAGTGATACACAGAG ATGTGAAACCCTCTAACGTCCTGATAAACATGCAGGGTCAGGTGAAAATGTGTGATTTTGGCATCAGTGGGTACCTTGTGGATTCAGTGGCGAAGACAATGGATGCCGGCTGCAAGCCATACATGGCG CCTGAGAGAATCAACCCAGAGACCAATCAGAAAGGCTACAATGTCAAGTCTGATATCTGGAGTTTAGGAATCACAATG ATCGAGCTGGCCATTCTGCGGTTTCCCTATGACTCATGGGGAACGCCGTTTCAGCAGCTCAAGCAGGTGGTGGAAGAGCCGTCACCCCAGCTGCCTGCTGACCGCTTCTCAGCCGAGTTTGTGGACTTTACGTCACAATG CTTAAGGAAGAATTCCAAAGAGCGGCCAACTTACACAGAACTAATG CAACATCCCTTTTTCACCCTCCATGACTCCAAAGACACCGACGTCGCTAGCTTTGTGAAGAGCATCCTTGGGGACTGA
- the map2k6 gene encoding dual specificity mitogen-activated protein kinase kinase 6 isoform X1 translates to MEGGSDKEGKVFCASPSPNPKGEMSVPNRAGKKKPPLKLPKEVFEKTPPAPTPPRDLDSKACVTIGDKNFVVKADDLEQIGELGRGAYGVVDKMRHVPSGVIMAVKRIRATVNTQEQKRLLMDLDISMRTVDCFYTVTFYGALFREGDVWICMELMDTSLDKFYKQVHEKGMTIPEDILGKITVSIVKALEHLHSNLSVIHRDVKPSNVLINMQGQVKMCDFGISGYLVDSVAKTMDAGCKPYMAPERINPETNQKGYNVKSDIWSLGITMIELAILRFPYDSWGTPFQQLKQVVEEPSPQLPADRFSAEFVDFTSQCLRKNSKERPTYTELMQHPFFTLHDSKDTDVASFVKSILGD, encoded by the exons CAGGTAAAAAGAAGCCACCACTCAAGCTTCCAAAAGAGGTGTTTGAGAAAACCCCACCTGCTCCTAC ACCCCCGAGAGACCTGGACTCAAAAGCCTGTGTTACTATTGGAGATAAG AACTTTGTGGTGAAGGCAGATgatttggagcagatcggagaGTTGGGGCGAGGGGCGTATGGAGTGGTGGACAAGATGAGACACGTCCCCAGTGGCGTAATAATGGCAGTAAAG CGGATTCGAGCCACAGTAAACACGCAGGAGCAGAAAAGGCTGCTAATGGATCTGGATATCTCAATGAGAACAGTCGACTGCTTTTACACTGTTACCTTCTATGGAGCCCTGTTCAGAGAG GGTGATGTGTGGATCTGCATGGAGCTGATGGACACCTCTCTGGATAAGTTTTATAAGCAGGTGCATGAGAAGGGCATGACCATCCCAGAGGACATCCTGGGCAAGATCACCGTCTCT ATCGTAAAAGCATTGGAGCATCTCCACAGCAACCTGTCAGTGATACACAGAG ATGTGAAACCCTCTAACGTCCTGATAAACATGCAGGGTCAGGTGAAAATGTGTGATTTTGGCATCAGTGGGTACCTTGTGGATTCAGTGGCGAAGACAATGGATGCCGGCTGCAAGCCATACATGGCG CCTGAGAGAATCAACCCAGAGACCAATCAGAAAGGCTACAATGTCAAGTCTGATATCTGGAGTTTAGGAATCACAATG ATCGAGCTGGCCATTCTGCGGTTTCCCTATGACTCATGGGGAACGCCGTTTCAGCAGCTCAAGCAGGTGGTGGAAGAGCCGTCACCCCAGCTGCCTGCTGACCGCTTCTCAGCCGAGTTTGTGGACTTTACGTCACAATG CTTAAGGAAGAATTCCAAAGAGCGGCCAACTTACACAGAACTAATG CAACATCCCTTTTTCACCCTCCATGACTCCAAAGACACCGACGTCGCTAGCTTTGTGAAGAGCATCCTTGGGGACTGA